A stretch of Imperialibacter roseus DNA encodes these proteins:
- a CDS encoding sensor histidine kinase: MIILKRSYLLVVLLTCLVLLGWVADIEFLKGVLPGLETMKPITAFCFLLCVAAIHFGGFTSIVGMPFVFIISGMHLIEVIAGRMLFPEISSIVLRMSGATSFLFMAISLAIGMSEWKSDRATVRTVELILLAGLFICFTALLGFILDYESLHRVTFFSTMAIHTAICFMLIYGSFLLSQISNKDSRFHLVFSKNLGGRVILRRWLVTITIPAVASGTILLGAIYDFYDIGFAFILLASFSSAFTTIFLFRKARVIETIDLENQRLLYEKQKINEDLEILNEAINVSKHELEIKNKELVKAVEALYKKNRELDLFTYHTSHDIRAPVASILGIAAIAMSESDIEKMKEYFRVIEGRGKRLDKFIHQMIMFTRNDRTALELERINVEEVLDDCLNDIRVDPLYRGLKVEKQIMLDNPVMIFDRIRLGEIFGNILHNAIKFQNTQVAESYLKIAVMEGGDYLRIIFEDNGIGIKKEYQPKLFQMFQRATDQVEGSGLGLYIVKQMVTKLGGNIKLTSEYGKGTKIEIDLAINKLQFNGNK, from the coding sequence TTGATAATACTGAAACGTTCATATTTGTTGGTTGTTTTGCTCACCTGCCTGGTACTTCTGGGTTGGGTGGCGGATATCGAGTTTCTTAAAGGAGTTTTGCCGGGGCTCGAGACCATGAAACCAATCACGGCGTTTTGTTTCCTTCTCTGCGTGGCCGCTATTCACTTTGGTGGATTCACGTCAATTGTTGGCATGCCCTTCGTTTTCATCATTTCCGGCATGCATCTAATCGAAGTCATAGCCGGCAGGATGTTGTTCCCAGAGATATCAAGTATAGTATTACGGATGTCTGGCGCCACTTCGTTTTTATTTATGGCGATTTCATTAGCCATAGGGATGTCTGAATGGAAAAGCGACAGAGCTACTGTTAGAACGGTCGAACTGATCTTGTTGGCAGGGCTTTTCATCTGCTTCACAGCCCTGCTTGGGTTTATACTGGACTATGAGTCGTTGCATCGTGTGACTTTCTTTTCTACGATGGCCATTCATACAGCCATTTGTTTTATGCTGATTTACGGAAGCTTCCTGCTGTCGCAAATAAGTAACAAGGACAGCAGGTTTCACCTCGTGTTTTCAAAAAACCTCGGAGGCCGGGTAATTTTAAGAAGATGGCTGGTGACCATTACCATTCCGGCTGTCGCCAGCGGCACTATTTTGCTGGGAGCTATTTACGATTTTTATGACATAGGCTTTGCGTTCATCCTTTTGGCATCATTCTCATCGGCTTTTACAACTATCTTTTTGTTCAGAAAAGCGAGGGTGATTGAAACAATCGACCTTGAGAATCAACGCCTTCTTTACGAGAAGCAAAAGATAAATGAGGACCTCGAGATACTCAATGAAGCCATTAATGTGAGTAAGCATGAGCTGGAAATTAAGAATAAGGAATTAGTGAAGGCCGTAGAAGCACTCTACAAGAAAAACAGAGAACTGGATCTCTTCACTTACCATACCTCGCACGACATCCGTGCCCCTGTTGCCAGTATACTCGGCATTGCGGCCATCGCTATGTCCGAAAGTGACATAGAGAAAATGAAAGAGTATTTTCGTGTCATAGAAGGCAGAGGCAAGCGGCTGGATAAATTTATTCACCAAATGATCATGTTTACCAGGAATGACAGAACCGCCCTGGAATTGGAGAGAATCAATGTAGAGGAGGTGCTTGATGACTGTTTGAATGATATAAGGGTAGATCCGCTTTACAGAGGGCTGAAGGTAGAAAAGCAAATAATGCTCGACAACCCCGTGATGATTTTTGACCGGATCAGGCTAGGTGAGATTTTTGGTAATATTTTGCATAATGCCATCAAATTTCAAAATACCCAGGTGGCTGAAAGCTACCTGAAAATAGCCGTCATGGAGGGAGGAGATTATTTGCGGATAATTTTTGAAGACAACGGCATCGGCATTAAAAAGGAATATCAGCCTAAACTATTCCAGATGTTCCAAAGAGCTACCGACCAGGTAGAAGGGTCGGGATTGGGGCTTTACATAGTAAAGCAGATGGTGACCAAGTTGGGCGGTAACATAAAGCTGACAAGTGAATATGGCAAGGGTACAAAAATTGAAATCGATCTGGCCATTAACAAGTTGCAGTTTAATGGTAACAAGTAA
- a CDS encoding bifunctional transcriptional activator/DNA repair enzyme AdaA has protein sequence MNDYQRIAKAIEFISEHFKEQPKLEAVADAVHLSPFHFQRMFTSWAGISPKKFQQFLSLNLSKELMKTGDVPLSEVAYEAGFSGSSRLHDLFVTIEAMTPGAYKSKGNSLNINYSFHESPFGGLIVASTDLGICKLEFVPTPEEGLALLKSEWPEAVLTENADANQAAVNQIFGVGEASQQAIQLNLKGTPFQVKVWEALLRIPEGQLSTYQQIADYIGNPKASRAVGSAIGSNPVAVLIPCHRVIRRDGGIGGYHWGNDRKLSLIAREKVRTMAEEEMHAA, from the coding sequence ATGAACGATTACCAAAGAATTGCCAAAGCCATTGAGTTCATCAGTGAGCATTTCAAAGAGCAGCCTAAGCTCGAAGCAGTAGCCGATGCTGTGCATCTGAGCCCCTTTCATTTTCAACGCATGTTTACCAGCTGGGCTGGCATAAGCCCCAAGAAATTTCAACAGTTTCTCAGTCTCAACCTCTCCAAGGAGCTGATGAAAACTGGCGATGTGCCGCTGAGCGAGGTCGCCTACGAAGCAGGTTTCTCTGGCTCCAGCCGCTTGCACGATCTCTTTGTGACCATTGAAGCCATGACGCCCGGCGCTTATAAAAGCAAAGGCAACAGCCTGAACATCAATTACAGTTTTCACGAATCTCCCTTTGGTGGGCTGATCGTTGCTTCTACCGACCTGGGCATCTGCAAGCTCGAGTTTGTGCCCACGCCCGAAGAGGGACTGGCCCTGCTGAAATCAGAGTGGCCCGAGGCGGTATTGACAGAGAACGCTGATGCTAATCAAGCCGCTGTGAATCAAATTTTCGGAGTCGGTGAGGCGAGCCAGCAGGCCATTCAACTTAATTTGAAAGGCACTCCATTTCAGGTCAAAGTGTGGGAAGCATTGCTCCGCATTCCCGAGGGCCAGCTGAGTACTTACCAGCAAATTGCCGACTATATTGGCAACCCAAAAGCATCAAGGGCAGTAGGGTCTGCCATAGGCAGCAACCCAGTGGCCGTACTGATCCCCTGCCATCGGGTGATCAGAAGAGATGGCGGCATTGGCGGCTATCATTGGGGCAACGACCGCAAGCTAAGCCTGATTGCCCGGGAGAAGGTGCGAACCATGGCAGAAGAGGAGATGCATGCCGCTTAG
- a CDS encoding DNA-3-methyladenine glycosylase family protein, which yields MPLSLSIPTPENFSFKECLWFLDRGFDDCLHKVKGGSVTKLLRIGSHGHSLLSISESGNALRVDLLKGEARESEIVNYITEWLHLKGDVAPLKAIARQDADLEQLVEKYWGLRLISIPDLFEVLCWSIIGQQINLTFAYKLKRSLVEAVGESETYEGEVYHVFPTPKQVLELSFDDLKAMQYSSQKARYLHIVAEAFLAGEISVEKLSLMESTPEMLKCLMSLKGVGEWTANYVAMKCLRRPDAITYGDAGLLNGYKYLKGMDRKPTRQELEAFFEQFPGWEAYIVFYIWRSLA from the coding sequence ATGCCGCTTAGTCTTTCTATTCCAACACCAGAAAACTTTAGTTTCAAAGAATGCCTGTGGTTTCTCGACAGGGGCTTCGACGACTGCCTGCACAAGGTGAAGGGTGGGTCGGTTACCAAGCTTTTGAGAATTGGAAGTCACGGTCATTCTCTTTTAAGCATCAGCGAATCGGGAAACGCACTTCGGGTCGATTTGCTGAAAGGTGAGGCCAGGGAATCGGAGATTGTCAATTACATTACCGAGTGGCTGCATTTGAAAGGGGACGTTGCGCCGTTGAAAGCCATTGCCCGACAAGATGCTGACCTTGAGCAGTTGGTTGAAAAATATTGGGGGCTTCGTTTGATCTCCATCCCCGATCTTTTTGAAGTGCTTTGCTGGAGCATTATTGGCCAGCAGATCAACCTGACATTTGCCTACAAGCTCAAAAGAAGCCTGGTGGAAGCCGTTGGCGAAAGTGAAACTTATGAGGGCGAGGTCTACCATGTTTTTCCCACACCGAAGCAGGTGCTTGAGCTGTCTTTCGACGACTTGAAAGCCATGCAGTATTCTTCGCAAAAGGCCAGGTACCTGCACATCGTGGCCGAAGCCTTTCTGGCTGGCGAGATCTCTGTTGAAAAGCTTTCTTTGATGGAGAGCACACCGGAAATGCTGAAATGCCTCATGAGTCTGAAGGGCGTAGGGGAGTGGACAGCCAACTACGTGGCCATGAAATGCCTGCGCAGGCCCGATGCCATCACCTATGGCGACGCCGGACTGCTCAACGGCTACAAGTACCTCAAGGGAATGGACAGGAAGCCAACCCGACAGGAGCTGGAGGCTTTTTTTGAGCAATTTCCAGGATGGGAGGCCTATATTGTGTTTTATATCTGGAGGTCGCTGGCGTAG
- a CDS encoding Ada metal-binding domain-containing protein, with product MIRHTDLGSTRFARSRQLSALIRQGKVTLGGNAQLKIYGQLSCPSGKRMKPANRIFFLDATEAQQLGFRPCGHCMREEYGRWKENGGETG from the coding sequence ATGATCAGGCATACAGACCTGGGAAGCACCCGCTTCGCCCGGAGCCGTCAGCTTTCTGCTCTCATCAGGCAAGGCAAAGTAACGCTGGGTGGCAACGCCCAACTGAAAATCTACGGCCAGCTTAGCTGCCCGTCAGGCAAAAGGATGAAACCAGCAAACAGGATCTTCTTTTTGGATGCAACAGAAGCCCAGCAGCTCGGCTTCCGGCCCTGCGGGCACTGTATGCGGGAGGAGTATGGAAGGTGGAAGGAGAATGGCGGCGAAACAGGATGA
- a CDS encoding 2OG-Fe(II) oxygenase — translation MSAITLATATDELQTTLLSQGFVHLESVLTPEECDAIMAWYAEPARFRTTINMARYRFGEGEYKYFSYPLPDQLQSLRQQLYEMLVPAANLWSKALRLNLVFPDSHSDFLTLCHDKGQRRPTPLLLTYGDGGYNTLHQDLYGDVYFPFQPVFFLKQPGWDYEGGEFILVEQRPRAQSRAVSLTPKQGDLIIFATSQRPVMGSKGYYRVQMRHGVSTVHSGHRMTLGIPLHDAK, via the coding sequence ATGTCAGCGATCACTTTAGCAACCGCCACCGACGAACTACAAACCACTCTCCTTTCGCAGGGATTTGTCCACCTCGAAAGTGTGCTGACCCCCGAGGAGTGTGACGCAATAATGGCCTGGTATGCCGAGCCGGCACGGTTCCGAACCACCATCAACATGGCCCGCTACAGGTTTGGCGAGGGCGAGTACAAGTACTTCAGCTATCCTTTGCCTGACCAGCTACAGTCACTTCGCCAACAACTGTACGAAATGCTGGTGCCTGCGGCCAACCTGTGGAGCAAAGCTTTGCGGCTTAATCTGGTATTCCCTGACAGCCACAGCGACTTCCTTACGCTTTGTCACGACAAAGGCCAGCGCCGGCCTACTCCCCTGCTGCTCACTTACGGCGACGGTGGCTACAACACCCTTCATCAGGACTTGTATGGCGATGTGTACTTCCCGTTTCAGCCGGTCTTTTTTCTCAAGCAGCCCGGCTGGGATTATGAGGGGGGTGAGTTTATTTTGGTGGAGCAAAGGCCGAGGGCGCAATCGAGGGCCGTGTCGCTTACGCCAAAACAAGGCGACCTGATCATATTTGCTACCAGCCAGCGCCCGGTGATGGGCAGCAAAGGGTATTACCGGGTACAGATGCGGCACGGGGTGAGCACGGTGCACTCCGGCCACCGGATGACGCTGGGCATTCCTTTGCACGACGCCAAATGA
- a CDS encoding acetylxylan esterase, protein MSLFKHLRTGLTCLVFLCASATLAQKVVVTPDKADGVYKVGETVTWDLACSEGCDSVRYILKKGGLTDIKHGDVSFNSSTPQVSYTFDAPGTMLLEVSWGKGGWGNRSVGGAVANPDQIALSAQKPKDFDSFWNKQLKQLKKVPANPVLEKGESGVDNVDYWKISMDNINGSHIQGQLAKPSAGEKFPALLIVQWAGVYPLDKGWAVNRAKDGWLTLNIEAHDLPIDEPKEFYKEQSDGPLKNYPAIGNDSRETSYFLRMYLSCYRAAQYLTKRPDWNGETLVVMGDSQGGQQTLMTAGFHPAVTAAIALVPAGFDMLGPVAGRKGGWPQWYGSTEGKDAAKVHEASRYYDVANFVTNIKCPVLVGIGLLDETCPPEGILAGVNQLTTHKQVMILPTSGHQDRNGSQEPFRSERDKVWLPALRDGKGAPVH, encoded by the coding sequence ATGTCACTTTTCAAGCATCTTCGCACCGGCCTCACTTGCCTCGTTTTTTTGTGCGCCAGCGCCACTCTGGCGCAAAAAGTTGTCGTTACACCGGATAAGGCCGACGGTGTTTATAAAGTAGGTGAAACCGTTACCTGGGATCTCGCTTGCTCCGAAGGTTGTGACTCTGTTCGCTATATATTGAAAAAAGGAGGCCTGACCGATATCAAGCATGGCGATGTTTCCTTTAATAGCAGTACTCCGCAAGTGAGCTATACCTTCGATGCGCCGGGCACCATGCTGCTGGAGGTAAGCTGGGGAAAAGGTGGCTGGGGAAACAGGAGTGTGGGTGGTGCTGTAGCCAATCCGGATCAGATTGCCCTGTCTGCTCAAAAACCAAAGGACTTTGATAGTTTCTGGAACAAGCAGCTCAAGCAGCTTAAAAAAGTACCTGCAAATCCTGTGCTCGAAAAAGGAGAAAGCGGCGTAGACAATGTCGACTACTGGAAGATTTCCATGGACAATATCAATGGCAGCCACATTCAGGGGCAGCTGGCCAAACCATCGGCAGGCGAGAAGTTCCCTGCATTGCTCATTGTGCAGTGGGCGGGCGTGTATCCACTCGACAAAGGCTGGGCAGTGAACCGGGCGAAGGACGGATGGTTAACGTTGAACATAGAAGCCCACGACCTGCCCATCGATGAACCCAAAGAATTTTACAAAGAGCAGTCAGACGGGCCGCTAAAAAATTATCCTGCCATTGGCAACGACAGCCGTGAAACAAGCTACTTCCTGCGCATGTACTTATCCTGCTACCGGGCGGCGCAGTACCTCACCAAACGCCCCGACTGGAACGGAGAAACGCTGGTGGTGATGGGCGACAGCCAGGGTGGGCAGCAAACCCTGATGACCGCCGGGTTCCATCCCGCTGTCACGGCGGCCATTGCGCTGGTGCCTGCCGGCTTCGATATGTTGGGCCCTGTTGCTGGAAGAAAAGGAGGCTGGCCTCAGTGGTATGGCAGCACCGAAGGCAAGGATGCGGCAAAAGTGCACGAAGCCAGTCGGTACTATGATGTGGCCAACTTTGTGACGAATATCAAATGCCCGGTGCTGGTGGGTATCGGACTGCTGGATGAGACCTGTCCGCCCGAGGGAATTTTGGCAGGCGTCAACCAGCTCACCACCCACAAGCAGGTGATGATCCTGCCCACCTCCGGCCACCAGGATCGCAATGGCTCGCAGGAGCCGTTCAGGAGTGAGCGGGACAAGGTGTGGCTGCCGGCGTTAAGGGATGGCAAGGGAGCGCCTGTGCACTGA
- a CDS encoding DMT family transporter, translated as MKTQTKAYLALAFICIVWGTTYLAMRVGVSQFPAFAFSAIRQTIAGGGLLLFVWLLGKGGTINIAYLRKHAFIGFMMITIGNGLVGWAEMFIPSGLAALICAMMPVCVVLINLASKAEEKPNALIYAGLAFGVAGLMLVFREHVADLVNPDYRMGILLTFVAIIGWSYGSVSIRRYGKPESPLMNAGFHLFFGGIGIWLLSFVFDDYTRFASVDWQGLSALLYVTIFGSLGAFVCYLYVLQHLPVGLASIYAYVNPLVAVLLGWWILDEKLNLLIGGAFVITVVGIFMVNKGYKVKAYKALSKPSAT; from the coding sequence ATGAAAACACAAACCAAAGCCTACCTGGCACTTGCCTTTATCTGCATCGTTTGGGGCACCACTTACCTGGCGATGCGGGTGGGTGTGTCCCAATTTCCTGCGTTTGCTTTTTCGGCCATCAGGCAAACAATCGCAGGAGGTGGGTTGCTGCTGTTTGTTTGGTTGTTGGGCAAGGGTGGCACCATTAACATCGCCTATCTCAGAAAGCACGCCTTTATCGGGTTCATGATGATCACGATTGGCAATGGTTTGGTGGGCTGGGCCGAAATGTTTATCCCAAGCGGCCTGGCGGCACTTATTTGTGCCATGATGCCGGTGTGCGTGGTGCTGATCAATCTGGCCAGCAAAGCCGAGGAAAAACCCAATGCGCTGATTTATGCCGGCCTCGCATTTGGCGTAGCAGGACTGATGCTTGTTTTCAGGGAGCATGTGGCCGACCTGGTAAACCCCGACTATAGGATGGGTATTTTACTCACATTTGTCGCCATTATTGGCTGGTCGTATGGCAGTGTGAGCATCAGGCGGTATGGTAAGCCTGAAAGCCCACTCATGAATGCCGGTTTTCATTTGTTTTTTGGCGGCATTGGCATCTGGCTGCTCAGTTTCGTATTCGACGACTATACCCGCTTTGCCAGCGTTGACTGGCAGGGGCTGTCGGCCCTTTTGTATGTGACCATATTCGGTTCTCTCGGGGCATTTGTCTGCTATCTGTATGTGCTGCAGCATTTGCCCGTTGGGCTGGCGTCTATTTATGCTTATGTCAATCCGTTAGTTGCCGTGTTGCTTGGCTGGTGGATCCTGGACGAAAAGCTGAACCTGCTGATCGGCGGGGCCTTTGTTATCACCGTTGTTGGTATTTTTATGGTGAACAAAGGCTACAAGGTGAAGGCCTACAAGGCGCTTTCAAAACCATCGGCTACTTAG
- a CDS encoding GNAT family N-acetyltransferase, with protein MRQREHTDMEIRKAKLNDLQHLTVLFDGYRQWYGQEAALEAAGQFLEERLLNGESVIFIAYVEGVGAGFTQLYPLFSSVSMERLWLLNDLYVDKKFRRMGIGEGLLKAAQAFAQETRAKGLTLETQVSNLSAQRLYDSTGFKKEEDFYHYFWKA; from the coding sequence TTGAGACAACGGGAACACACCGACATGGAAATACGAAAAGCCAAACTGAATGACCTTCAGCATCTCACGGTTCTTTTTGATGGCTACCGGCAGTGGTATGGCCAGGAGGCTGCCCTTGAAGCAGCGGGGCAATTCCTGGAGGAACGACTGCTAAATGGAGAAAGTGTTATTTTCATCGCCTATGTGGAAGGCGTGGGTGCCGGGTTTACGCAGCTTTATCCGTTGTTCAGCTCGGTGAGCATGGAGCGCCTTTGGTTGCTCAACGATTTGTATGTAGACAAAAAATTCCGGCGTATGGGCATAGGCGAGGGACTGCTGAAAGCCGCTCAAGCGTTCGCCCAAGAAACGAGGGCCAAAGGACTTACACTGGAAACGCAAGTGAGCAACCTGTCGGCACAGCGGCTGTACGATAGCACGGGGTTTAAGAAAGAAGAGGACTTTTATCATTATTTCTGGAAGGCTTAG
- a CDS encoding zeta toxin family protein — MYIIAGPNGAGKTTLSYSILPEIFHCDEFINADEIARGISPLNPEKAGIRAGRIMLERINELVSNGESFAFETTLSTRSYGSFIKQAMSQGYDTTLVFLSLDSIELAKQRVRTRVLEGGHNIPEDTIERRFLNGLSNFFKIYRSLVTRWILVDNSTENFEFIAEGAGADIIIRSEAKWSQLKNAYDGN; from the coding sequence ATGTACATCATAGCGGGGCCAAACGGAGCGGGTAAGACAACTCTGTCTTATTCTATTCTACCTGAAATCTTCCATTGTGACGAGTTCATTAACGCTGACGAAATCGCAAGAGGTATTTCCCCTCTGAACCCCGAAAAAGCTGGCATCAGAGCTGGCCGTATCATGCTTGAACGTATAAATGAACTCGTTTCAAACGGAGAGTCGTTTGCATTCGAAACAACTCTTTCCACCAGGTCATACGGTAGCTTTATTAAACAGGCAATGTCGCAAGGCTATGACACAACACTAGTTTTTCTTTCTTTGGATTCTATTGAACTTGCAAAACAGCGTGTAAGAACAAGGGTGCTGGAAGGTGGACACAATATACCCGAAGATACTATTGAAAGGCGTTTTTTGAATGGTCTTTCTAATTTTTTCAAAATATACAGGTCGCTTGTCACCAGATGGATCTTAGTTGATAACTCGACAGAGAATTTTGAATTTATTGCTGAAGGAGCTGGGGCGGATATCATTATTCGAAGTGAAGCAAAGTGGTCACAGTTAAAAAACGCATACGATGGGAATTAA
- a CDS encoding DinB family protein: protein MSYLTSVKKEFLRYKGLGDKAMAQVPDEALHWQYNEESNSIATTVKHIWGNMLSRWTNFLTEDGEKEWRQRDQEFEEDKATRAEVLARWEEGWACLFTALEALKEEDLNRTVYIRAEAHTVMEAINRQLAHYPYHVGQIVYLARMQAGDKWTSLSIARNKSDEFNREKFGRK from the coding sequence ATGAGTTACTTAACTTCTGTAAAAAAGGAATTTCTGCGTTACAAAGGCCTGGGCGACAAGGCCATGGCTCAGGTACCGGACGAAGCGCTGCACTGGCAGTACAACGAAGAAAGCAACAGCATTGCCACAACCGTGAAACACATCTGGGGCAATATGCTTTCCCGCTGGACCAATTTCTTAACCGAAGACGGCGAGAAGGAATGGCGGCAGCGAGACCAGGAGTTTGAGGAAGACAAAGCCACCAGGGCTGAGGTGCTTGCCAGGTGGGAGGAAGGCTGGGCCTGTCTTTTCACAGCTCTGGAAGCATTGAAGGAGGAAGACCTCAATCGTACGGTATACATCAGAGCAGAAGCTCATACGGTGATGGAAGCCATTAACAGGCAGCTAGCGCATTATCCTTACCATGTGGGGCAAATCGTGTACCTGGCCAGGATGCAGGCTGGAGACAAATGGACAAGCTTATCCATTGCCCGAAATAAGTCGGATGAATTCAATAGAGAGAAATTCGGGAGAAAATAA
- a CDS encoding gluconate 2-dehydrogenase subunit 3 family protein: MNRRSTLKGLLAAGGAIAGLSLVEWKWHIVEDALHPRFYTRKEEELFSSIADTIIPAGTPPSVPGGPAEPIGALSTGTDKFLMKLLEKCYEKEDQDKLRLQMAALEKSAEDTYGESFADCTQEQRVELLMTRSNSEVEEEKEFFDFMKDQTIRGFTTTQVVMTNYRDYKVAPGHFYGCASV; this comes from the coding sequence ATGAACAGACGAAGCACCCTCAAGGGTCTGCTTGCCGCTGGCGGTGCCATTGCGGGCCTTTCCCTGGTGGAATGGAAATGGCATATTGTGGAAGATGCCCTCCACCCCAGGTTCTACACTCGCAAAGAAGAGGAGCTTTTTAGCTCAATTGCGGATACCATTATTCCTGCCGGAACCCCGCCTTCAGTGCCAGGTGGCCCAGCCGAGCCCATCGGTGCGCTCTCAACCGGTACCGATAAATTTCTAATGAAGCTTCTCGAAAAATGCTACGAGAAAGAAGACCAGGACAAACTGCGGCTTCAGATGGCAGCGCTAGAAAAGTCGGCCGAGGATACTTACGGGGAGTCGTTCGCTGACTGCACACAGGAGCAGCGGGTTGAACTGCTAATGACAAGGTCGAATTCGGAAGTGGAGGAAGAGAAAGAATTCTTCGACTTTATGAAAGACCAAACCATCCGTGGCTTTACCACCACACAGGTAGTTATGACCAACTACCGAGACTACAAAGTGGCACCGGGTCATTTCTATGGATGCGCCAGTGTTTGA
- a CDS encoding GMC family oxidoreductase, which translates to MLQDSKDKRTYDAIVIGSGASGGWAAKELCEKGLKTLVLERGRDVKHIKDYPTASKAPWDFEFRDSVPIEKRIGYGNARFLRESSLPFALKDDEQPFIQEKPFRWFRGYHVGGKSLLWARQTQRWSDFDYEGPARDGFAVDWPIRYKDVEEWYTYVEKFAGVSGNRDGLAVLPDSEVMPAFEQSCIEQYFQESIKKNYSDRVMIQGRCAHLTDPQQIHIDQGRGKCQNQTMCNRGCIYGGYFSSNASTIPWAMKTGNMTMRPNAVVHSVIYDDAKGKATGVRVIDAESKDIIEFYARIIFVNASTLNSNAILLNSTSSRFPMGLGNDNGIMGKYIAWHNYRGKGNAEYEGFQDKRTDGRNPDHSYIPRFRNVHKQETDFLRGYAIGIGGGRGQRSDTSMIGDELRDNLLDREYGNWNISSWMMGETVPVESNHVRLSRDMKDKYGIPQLIVSVEWQENDDKMVQDYLEQQQEMFEKAGFINVRVNDSHSLPGSDIHEVGGVRMGRDPKTSLLNEWNQLHACKNVFVSDGACMTSTGTQNPTLTFMMLTARAANHAVDELNKLNL; encoded by the coding sequence ATGTTACAAGATTCTAAGGATAAACGTACCTACGACGCCATTGTGATTGGCTCAGGAGCCAGCGGAGGCTGGGCTGCCAAAGAGCTGTGTGAAAAAGGATTGAAGACACTGGTGCTTGAAAGAGGCCGGGACGTAAAACATATCAAAGACTATCCCACAGCTTCCAAAGCCCCCTGGGACTTCGAATTTCGTGATAGTGTACCCATCGAGAAGCGCATAGGTTATGGCAATGCACGGTTCCTCAGAGAATCATCGCTGCCGTTTGCGCTGAAGGACGATGAGCAGCCCTTTATTCAGGAAAAGCCTTTCCGCTGGTTCAGGGGATACCATGTAGGCGGCAAATCGCTGCTGTGGGCTCGCCAAACCCAGCGCTGGAGTGATTTTGACTATGAAGGCCCGGCCAGAGATGGCTTTGCGGTCGACTGGCCTATCCGGTACAAAGACGTGGAGGAATGGTATACCTACGTGGAGAAATTTGCAGGTGTTTCGGGCAATAGGGATGGCCTGGCTGTGCTGCCCGACAGCGAGGTAATGCCGGCTTTTGAGCAAAGCTGCATAGAGCAATACTTTCAGGAAAGCATTAAGAAAAACTATAGCGACAGGGTGATGATCCAGGGGCGGTGTGCTCATCTCACCGACCCTCAGCAAATCCATATCGATCAGGGCAGAGGCAAGTGCCAAAACCAAACCATGTGCAACAGGGGCTGCATTTACGGAGGCTACTTCAGTAGCAACGCTTCCACTATTCCCTGGGCCATGAAAACGGGCAATATGACCATGAGGCCCAACGCCGTGGTGCACTCGGTTATTTATGATGATGCGAAAGGCAAGGCCACCGGTGTGCGTGTGATCGACGCTGAATCGAAGGACATCATAGAGTTTTATGCCCGCATTATCTTTGTGAATGCGTCCACGCTGAACAGCAACGCCATTCTGCTGAACTCCACGTCGTCAAGGTTCCCCATGGGACTGGGCAACGACAATGGCATCATGGGCAAGTACATTGCCTGGCATAACTATCGAGGCAAAGGCAATGCTGAGTACGAGGGCTTTCAGGACAAACGTACCGATGGGCGCAACCCAGATCACTCTTATATTCCACGATTCAGAAACGTGCACAAGCAAGAAACCGACTTCCTGCGTGGCTATGCCATAGGCATTGGCGGGGGCAGGGGGCAGCGCTCCGACACCAGCATGATTGGCGATGAGCTGAGAGACAACCTGCTGGACAGGGAATATGGCAACTGGAACATCAGCAGCTGGATGATGGGTGAAACGGTGCCTGTTGAAAGCAACCACGTGCGACTGAGCCGGGACATGAAGGACAAATATGGCATTCCTCAGCTCATTGTGTCTGTGGAGTGGCAGGAAAACGACGACAAAATGGTGCAGGATTACCTGGAGCAGCAGCAGGAAATGTTCGAAAAGGCCGGCTTTATCAATGTGAGAGTGAATGACAGCCATTCGCTTCCCGGCTCGGATATCCACGAAGTGGGCGGCGTGCGCATGGGAAGAGACCCTAAAACGTCGCTCCTCAACGAGTGGAACCAGCTTCATGCATGCAAAAACGTATTTGTATCAGACGGTGCCTGCATGACTTCAACTGGCACGCAAAACCCTACACTTACCTTCATGATGCTGACTGCCCGTGCCGCTAACCATGCAGTAGATGAGTTGAACAAACTGAATTTGTAG